The following proteins come from a genomic window of Pseudomonas syringae:
- a CDS encoding zinc-binding metallopeptidase family protein: MYRFFEQLSSRITAPFVGETKRNSKVWQCTCGQSVFFPNSQCLACSAALGYLPEQGRVATLEAGPAPTTWRLSDEPGAGLYRRCANLDTPAACNWLFPEHNAGEFCVACSLNRTIPDLSVAENGERWRKVETAKRRLVAQLISLGLQVIPKSIDEETGLAFDFVGVDLEGKLPTTGHANGLITLNIEEADDAHREAMRVQMHEPYRTLLGHFRHEVGHYYWDRLIADTYWQDGYRNLFGDERASYADALDHHYKNGAPDNWQESFVSAYATMHPWEDWAETWAHYLHMMDAVDTALGFGMSARDMELDYQPFPLEVLYDPQHPGGPAFLSFVNAWIELASMLNELSRSMGQPDFYPFVLPPAVIAKLHFIHLVIQDAGGKADEVLQAQ; encoded by the coding sequence ATGTATCGCTTTTTCGAGCAATTGAGTTCACGTATTACCGCCCCATTTGTTGGCGAGACCAAACGTAACAGCAAGGTCTGGCAGTGCACCTGTGGCCAGTCGGTGTTTTTCCCCAATTCGCAATGCCTTGCCTGTTCCGCAGCGCTGGGCTATCTGCCAGAGCAGGGGCGTGTCGCGACGCTCGAAGCGGGGCCTGCGCCGACCACCTGGCGTCTCAGTGACGAACCAGGTGCCGGGCTGTATCGACGTTGTGCCAACCTCGATACCCCGGCAGCCTGCAACTGGCTGTTCCCGGAACATAACGCGGGTGAGTTCTGCGTCGCTTGCAGTCTCAATCGCACCATTCCCGACCTGTCCGTCGCCGAAAACGGCGAGCGCTGGCGCAAGGTCGAGACCGCCAAGCGTCGTCTGGTTGCGCAACTGATCTCTCTGGGGCTGCAGGTCATCCCCAAGAGCATTGATGAAGAAACCGGCCTGGCCTTTGATTTTGTCGGCGTCGATCTGGAAGGCAAACTGCCGACCACCGGGCATGCCAATGGCCTGATCACCCTGAACATCGAAGAAGCCGACGATGCGCACCGCGAAGCGATGCGGGTGCAGATGCACGAACCGTATCGCACCTTGCTCGGCCACTTCCGCCACGAAGTCGGTCACTATTACTGGGACCGGTTGATTGCCGATACCTACTGGCAGGATGGCTACCGCAACCTGTTTGGCGACGAGCGTGCCAGCTATGCCGATGCGCTCGATCATCACTACAAGAACGGCGCGCCCGACAACTGGCAGGAAAGCTTCGTCAGCGCCTACGCCACCATGCACCCGTGGGAAGACTGGGCCGAAACCTGGGCTCACTACCTGCACATGATGGATGCGGTCGATACCGCGCTGGGTTTTGGCATGAGCGCCCGCGACATGGAACTCGACTACCAGCCATTCCCGCTGGAAGTGCTTTACGACCCGCAACACCCTGGCGGCCCGGCGTTCTTGTCGTTCGTCAACGCCTGGATCGAGCTGGCAAGTATGCTCAACGAACTGTCACGCAGCATGGGTCAGCCGGATTTCTATCCGTTCGTGCTGCCGCCAGCCGTGATTGCCAAGCTGCACTTCATCCATCTGGTGATTCAGGATGCAGGCGGCAAGGCTGACGAGGTCTTGCAGGCTCAGTAA
- a CDS encoding IS3 family transposase (programmed frameshift), producing MHSHAVDYPQAYLEGNIGFRKVASQFSIDFSLLRRWVANYKSHGHTGHRKPGLRYSKAFKRSVLEHKREHGLSLRQTAAHFGIGDPGQIVIWEQQHYSNDLAPCVPTRRKPAAMPKKPYPTEPVTADDTQKTRDQLMAELEYLRMENAYLKKGRAEGAATTAKEKVLIVKQLKNRFPLCALLKLAGLARSTFYYQVQVQSRPDPDAALKQEIERVYHEERGLYGARRITAVIRNSGTLVNKKVVERLMAELGLRSVVRPKKYRSYKGLVGKIAPNLLERKFTAQRPNQKWVTDVTEFKVANRKLYLSPVMDLYNGEIVAYEVSTRPCFELVTNMLDKALQQLQDEPKLVMHSDQGWQYQHAQYRQKLAVKGVKQSMSRKGNCLDNAAMESFFGTLKSEFFYLKRFESIEELKAGLDEYIHYYNIKLKLNGLSPVKYRAQAAS from the exons CTGCATTCCCACGCTGTGGACTACCCCCAAGCGTACCTGGAAGGCAACATTGGCTTTCGTAAGGTCGCCAGCCAGTTCTCTATCGATTTCAGTCTGCTTCGACGCTGGGTCGCTAATTACAAGAGCCATGGTCACACCGGCCATCGCAAGCCGGGTCTTCGGTACAGCAAAGCCTTCAAACGCTCAGTGCTTGAGCACAAGCGCGAGCACGGGCTGTCACTTCGCCAGACCGCAGCGCATTTTGGTATTGGTGATCCTGGCCAAATAGTCATTTGGGAACAGCAGCATTACAGTAACGATCTAGCCCCGTGTGTTCCCACGAGAAGAAAGCCTGCTGCCATGCCCAAGAAGCCTTATCCCACCGAACCCGTAACCGCCGACGATACGCAGAAGACGCGCGACCAGTTAATGGCCGAGCTTGAATACCTGCGCATGGAGAACGCTTACCTAAAAAAG GGAAGAGCTGAAGGAGCAGCAACGACGGCAAAAGAAAAAGTCCTGATCGTCAAACAACTGAAAAACCGGTTTCCGCTCTGCGCCCTTCTGAAGCTGGCGGGCTTGGCGCGCAGCACGTTTTACTATCAGGTTCAGGTGCAATCCAGGCCCGATCCAGATGCCGCTCTGAAGCAGGAGATAGAGCGTGTTTATCACGAGGAGAGAGGTCTTTATGGGGCTCGGCGTATCACGGCGGTCATTCGCAACTCAGGTACGTTGGTTAACAAGAAGGTTGTAGAGCGATTGATGGCTGAACTGGGCCTGAGATCAGTTGTGAGACCCAAAAAATACCGTTCCTATAAGGGACTTGTCGGAAAAATTGCGCCGAATTTGCTGGAGCGTAAATTCACCGCACAACGTCCGAACCAGAAATGGGTGACCGATGTGACCGAGTTTAAAGTGGCCAATCGAAAGCTGTATCTCTCGCCTGTGATGGACTTGTACAACGGTGAAATCGTGGCGTACGAAGTGTCTACCAGGCCGTGCTTTGAGCTGGTCACCAATATGCTGGACAAGGCGCTGCAGCAGCTGCAAGACGAGCCGAAGCTTGTGATGCATTCGGATCAGGGCTGGCAATATCAACACGCGCAGTACCGTCAAAAGCTGGCGGTAAAGGGCGTGAAGCAAAGCATGTCTCGTAAGGGAAATTGCTTGGACAATGCCGCAATGGAAAGCTTCTTTGGTACGCTGAAGTCCGAGTTTTTCTATTTGAAACGATTTGAAAGCATAGAAGAGCTGAAGGCAGGTCTGGATGAGTACATTCACTACTACAACATCAAGCTGAAGCTAAACGGTCTGAGCCCCGTAAAATACCGGGCTCAGGCAGCAAGCTAA